A window of the Branchiibius hedensis genome harbors these coding sequences:
- a CDS encoding isoprenyl transferase yields the protein MVRISDVLYGVYERRLARDLPKDNLPRHVGVMLDGNRRWAKARGADTASGHQAGADNIEPLLTWCEEVGVEVVTLWLLSTDNLSRPERELRPLLGIIESVVTDLAAAQRWRINPVGALDMLPESTANVLKQAAEDTSDVTGLLVNVAVPYGGRREIADAVRSMLLEHAAKGASIEELAADLDVDHIAQHLYTKGQPDPDLVIRTSGEQRLGGFLLWQSAHSEFYFCEAYWPDFRRVDFLRALRAYAERDRRFGS from the coding sequence ATGGTGCGGATCAGCGATGTGCTGTACGGCGTGTACGAGCGCCGTCTGGCCCGCGACCTGCCCAAGGACAACCTGCCCCGCCACGTCGGCGTGATGCTCGATGGCAACCGTCGCTGGGCCAAAGCCCGTGGCGCCGACACAGCCAGCGGCCACCAGGCCGGCGCCGACAACATCGAACCGCTGCTCACCTGGTGCGAAGAGGTCGGCGTCGAGGTCGTGACCTTGTGGCTGCTCTCCACCGACAACCTGTCCCGTCCCGAACGGGAGTTGCGCCCGCTGCTGGGCATCATCGAGTCAGTCGTGACGGACCTCGCCGCGGCACAACGGTGGCGCATCAACCCCGTCGGCGCGCTCGACATGTTGCCCGAAAGCACCGCGAACGTGCTGAAGCAGGCCGCCGAGGACACCTCGGATGTCACCGGCCTTTTGGTCAACGTCGCCGTCCCCTACGGCGGGCGACGAGAAATCGCCGACGCCGTACGTTCCATGCTCCTGGAGCACGCCGCCAAGGGCGCGTCCATCGAGGAGTTGGCCGCTGACCTGGACGTCGATCACATCGCCCAGCATCTGTACACGAAAGGCCAGCCGGATCCGGATCTGGTCATCCGCACCTCCGGTGAACAACGCCTGGGGGGCTTCTTGCTGTGGCAGAGCGCGCACAGCGAGTTCTATTTCTGCGAGGCCTACTGGCCCGATTTTCGTCGGGTCGACTTCTTGCGAGCGCTGCGGGCGTACGCCGAGCGCGACCGCCGGTTCGGATCCTGA
- the greA gene encoding transcription elongation factor GreA — protein sequence MTSTDTGTTFLTQDAFDRLKAEHDQLTTTGRSEIAAKIEEARQEGDLKENGGYHAAKEEQGKMEARIRTLEELLRNATVGEAPKADGTVHPGMVVKAEIFGEEESFLLGSREGAADDLTVYSEKSPLGAAILDQKVGSTVSYEAPNGKTIEVKIVSASPYQG from the coding sequence GTGACCAGCACTGACACCGGCACGACGTTCCTGACTCAGGACGCATTCGACCGTTTGAAGGCAGAGCACGACCAGCTCACGACCACCGGTCGCAGCGAGATCGCCGCCAAGATCGAAGAGGCTCGCCAGGAAGGCGACCTGAAGGAGAACGGCGGCTACCACGCGGCGAAGGAGGAGCAGGGCAAGATGGAGGCCCGCATCCGCACCCTCGAGGAGCTGCTGCGAAACGCCACCGTCGGCGAGGCCCCGAAGGCCGACGGCACCGTCCACCCGGGCATGGTGGTCAAGGCCGAGATCTTCGGCGAGGAGGAGAGCTTCCTGCTCGGCAGCCGTGAAGGCGCCGCCGACGACCTGACCGTCTACAGCGAGAAGTCACCGCTGGGTGCAGCCATCCTTGACCAGAAGGTCGGCTCGACGGTCAGCTACGAGGCCCCGAACGGCAAGACCATCGAGGTCAAGATCGTGTCCGCGAGCCCCTACCAGGGCTGA
- a CDS encoding DUF4307 domain-containing protein, giving the protein MALPRPAPGTGKWWVVGTIGITLGVIAAIWFGLSATSGLAWSDAGHNVVSDARVDVIFDVTNQDGKPVRCTLEALDNNHGQVGVLQVDLPASTLTTTRYTRTIATVSRAVAATVDSCTYR; this is encoded by the coding sequence ATGGCCCTGCCCCGACCCGCCCCCGGCACCGGTAAGTGGTGGGTGGTCGGCACCATCGGCATCACCCTCGGTGTCATCGCCGCGATCTGGTTCGGGCTATCAGCGACCAGCGGCCTGGCGTGGTCCGATGCGGGACACAACGTGGTGAGTGACGCCCGGGTCGATGTCATCTTCGATGTCACCAACCAGGACGGAAAACCGGTCCGGTGCACGCTGGAAGCATTGGACAACAATCACGGGCAGGTCGGCGTACTCCAAGTGGATCTGCCAGCCAGCACCCTGACCACGACGCGCTACACGCGCACGATCGCCACGGTCTCCCGCGCAGTGGCGGCCACAGTGGACTCCTGCACCTATCGCTGA
- a CDS encoding VOC family protein, translating into MASRASNFCIDAADAYAQGVWWDQVLEDFTLDPEAEPGEDEVGLIGPDDRFLIFLEVPEPKTVKNRMHLCLRPTDISRDEEIERILGLGATLVNDLRRGDRGWAVLADPEGNEFCVLTPYQPS; encoded by the coding sequence ATGGCATCTCGCGCATCCAACTTCTGCATCGACGCCGCCGACGCCTACGCGCAGGGCGTGTGGTGGGACCAGGTCCTGGAGGATTTCACCCTGGACCCGGAGGCGGAGCCGGGCGAGGACGAGGTCGGGCTGATCGGGCCGGATGACCGGTTCCTGATCTTCCTCGAGGTGCCCGAACCCAAGACGGTCAAGAACCGCATGCACCTCTGTCTGCGACCCACGGACATCAGCCGGGACGAGGAGATCGAACGCATCCTGGGGCTCGGCGCGACGCTGGTCAACGACCTGCGCCGGGGCGACCGGGGCTGGGCAGTGCTGGCCGACCCGGAGGGCAACGAGTTCTGCGTGTTGACGCCGTACCAGCCGTCCTGA
- a CDS encoding cystathionine gamma-synthase, translating to MTGFSTTAIHAGQEPDPRTGSVVPAIYQTSTYKQDGVGGLREGYEYSRSANPTRDALQECLAELEGGTKGFAFASGLAAEDAILRGVLKPGDHVIIPNDAYGGTFRLFDKVHRPWGVEVSLAKVSQADAIRGEIRPNTKLIWIETPTNPLLGIADIEAVAAVAREAGVLLVVDNTFASPYLQNPLTLGADIVVHSTTKYCGGHSDVVGGAVVVRDAELADTIGFHQNAMGAVAGPFDSWLVLRGLKTLAVRMERHSDNAERVADFLLGRDDVTHVYYPGLDSHPGHDVAAQQMRRPGGMISFQVAGGQRRALDLVGATQVWTLGESLGGVESLIEHPAKMTHASVAGTELAVPDDLIRCSVGIEDADDLIADLAEALDRTRG from the coding sequence ATGACGGGTTTCTCGACCACAGCGATCCACGCCGGCCAGGAGCCGGATCCGCGCACCGGATCCGTGGTGCCGGCGATCTACCAGACCTCGACCTACAAACAGGACGGCGTCGGCGGCCTGCGCGAGGGCTACGAATACTCCCGATCGGCCAACCCAACGCGTGACGCGTTGCAGGAGTGCCTGGCCGAATTAGAAGGCGGCACAAAGGGATTCGCGTTCGCCTCCGGCCTGGCCGCTGAAGACGCCATCCTGCGAGGCGTGTTGAAGCCCGGCGATCACGTGATCATCCCCAATGACGCGTACGGCGGCACCTTCCGGCTCTTCGACAAGGTGCACCGGCCGTGGGGTGTCGAGGTCTCCCTGGCCAAGGTGTCGCAAGCCGACGCGATCCGCGGCGAGATCCGCCCCAACACCAAACTGATCTGGATCGAAACTCCGACCAATCCGCTGCTGGGCATCGCGGACATTGAGGCGGTGGCGGCGGTCGCCCGGGAGGCCGGGGTGCTGCTGGTCGTCGACAACACCTTCGCCTCGCCGTACCTGCAGAACCCCCTCACCCTCGGCGCCGACATCGTCGTTCACTCGACCACGAAGTACTGCGGCGGTCACAGCGACGTCGTGGGTGGCGCGGTCGTCGTACGCGATGCGGAACTGGCCGACACGATCGGCTTCCACCAGAACGCGATGGGCGCGGTGGCGGGCCCCTTCGACTCGTGGCTGGTGCTGCGCGGGCTGAAAACGCTGGCGGTACGGATGGAGCGGCACAGCGACAACGCTGAGCGGGTCGCTGACTTCCTCCTCGGCCGTGATGACGTCACGCACGTCTACTACCCGGGGCTGGACTCCCACCCCGGGCATGACGTCGCGGCTCAGCAGATGCGCCGACCCGGCGGGATGATCAGCTTCCAGGTCGCCGGTGGTCAGCGGCGCGCTTTGGATCTGGTTGGCGCCACGCAGGTCTGGACGCTGGGGGAGTCCCTTGGCGGGGTGGAGTCGCTGATCGAGCACCCGGCGAAGATGACGCACGCCTCGGTGGCGGGCACCGAACTAGCCGTGCCGGACGATCTGATCCGCTGCTCGGTCGGTATCGAGGACGCCGACGACCTGATCGCCGACCTGGCCGAGGCGCTGGACCGCACCCGCGGCTGA
- a CDS encoding S1C family serine protease — protein sequence MRASITRVGGVVVAVAFAAGLLGGLAVWALWALTHRSPGTNLTGCDVPKVARDVLPSVVTLSVSGPSASGTGSGVVVRTPIDGAGSVQGVPRGRDYIITNDHVIAPQGQPGQIRVTYADGHSSAATLVGRDPLTDLAVVTAQDPSSNARAISVGSTGDLVVGQPVVALGAPLGLTSTVTSGIVSATDRYVRVPSESGATHHLVGAVQTDASINPGNSGGALVNCSRQLVGINSAGAAPGGEGGSVGLGFAIPSSLFAPLASEMIATGTVRHPTLGLQVAEVTAALARQYGLPPGLFVQAVTGPAADADLRPGDVITTIGGQAVRSVDDLNALELHATPGDSVKVEFTRDGGSHTVSVTVGQAD from the coding sequence ATGCGCGCCTCCATCACCCGGGTCGGTGGCGTGGTCGTTGCGGTGGCGTTCGCCGCCGGCCTGCTGGGTGGCCTGGCGGTGTGGGCCCTGTGGGCATTGACCCATCGCTCGCCGGGCACGAACCTCACCGGTTGCGACGTGCCCAAGGTGGCGCGCGACGTACTGCCATCGGTGGTGACGTTATCCGTGAGCGGCCCGTCCGCGTCCGGCACGGGATCGGGCGTCGTCGTGCGTACACCGATCGACGGCGCCGGCTCAGTCCAGGGCGTCCCGCGGGGGCGGGACTACATCATCACCAACGATCACGTGATCGCCCCGCAGGGGCAACCGGGTCAGATCAGGGTGACGTACGCCGATGGGCATTCCAGCGCCGCGACGCTCGTCGGTCGCGATCCGCTGACTGATCTGGCGGTGGTGACGGCGCAGGATCCGTCGTCGAACGCGCGTGCGATCAGCGTCGGCTCCACCGGTGACCTGGTCGTCGGGCAACCGGTGGTCGCGCTCGGCGCTCCGCTGGGACTCACCTCAACCGTGACCTCGGGGATCGTGAGCGCGACCGATCGGTACGTGCGGGTGCCCTCGGAGTCAGGGGCGACCCACCACCTCGTCGGGGCCGTGCAGACCGATGCCTCGATCAACCCGGGCAACAGTGGCGGAGCGCTGGTCAACTGTTCCCGGCAACTGGTCGGCATCAACTCCGCGGGAGCGGCACCCGGCGGCGAGGGCGGCAGCGTCGGTCTTGGATTCGCAATCCCGTCAAGCCTTTTCGCGCCGTTGGCCTCGGAGATGATCGCCACAGGGACGGTCCGGCACCCGACGCTCGGCCTGCAGGTCGCCGAGGTGACGGCGGCGTTGGCTCGGCAGTACGGGCTGCCACCGGGGCTCTTCGTGCAGGCAGTGACCGGTCCTGCGGCGGACGCTGATCTGCGCCCTGGTGACGTGATCACGACGATCGGCGGCCAGGCCGTGCGCTCGGTGGACGATCTGAACGCCCTGGAATTGCACGCGACGCCAGGGGATTCGGTGAAAGTCGAGTTTACGCGCGACGGCGGGTCGCACACTGTGTCGGTAACGGTCGGACAGGCGGACTAG
- the mca gene encoding mycothiol conjugate amidase Mca, whose amino-acid sequence MTGSDQTALNEDRSSLRLLAVHAHPDDESSKGSATVAKYTAAGHRVMVVSCTGGERGDILNPKLADNPEVKRDMAEFRRHEMAKAAQILGIEHTWLGFVDSGLPEGDPRPPLPTGSFGLEPLQVTVPALLRVIREFRPHVMTTYDENGGYPHPDHIMTHVVSVAAFQAAGDPTAYPQTGPAWQPLKLYYDRGFSREKMLAMHEALLERDGESPFGDWMKRWEGTPPPRITTRVNVGDYFGVREQALLAHATQIDPDGSFFALSPAEQAKIWPTEEWELAASYLPVPAEEDDLFAGIDPATADALASKGSLDLVVDDIRETTLPENLRVG is encoded by the coding sequence GTGACTGGCTCGGATCAGACCGCCCTCAATGAGGACCGCAGCAGCCTTCGCCTGCTCGCGGTCCACGCCCACCCCGATGACGAATCCAGCAAGGGTTCGGCGACGGTGGCCAAATACACCGCGGCCGGCCATCGGGTGATGGTCGTGTCCTGCACCGGTGGCGAGCGCGGCGACATCCTGAACCCCAAACTGGCCGACAATCCCGAGGTCAAGCGGGATATGGCCGAGTTCCGCCGACACGAGATGGCCAAGGCGGCCCAGATCCTCGGGATCGAGCACACCTGGCTGGGTTTCGTCGACTCCGGTCTGCCGGAGGGCGATCCGCGACCGCCCCTTCCGACGGGCAGCTTCGGCTTGGAGCCTTTGCAGGTGACCGTCCCGGCCCTGTTACGGGTGATCCGCGAGTTCCGCCCGCACGTGATGACGACGTACGACGAGAACGGCGGCTATCCGCACCCGGACCACATCATGACCCACGTCGTGTCGGTGGCGGCGTTCCAGGCGGCGGGTGACCCCACGGCGTACCCGCAGACCGGTCCGGCCTGGCAGCCGCTGAAGCTGTACTACGACCGCGGCTTCTCCCGGGAGAAGATGTTGGCCATGCACGAGGCACTGCTGGAACGGGACGGTGAGTCGCCCTTCGGGGACTGGATGAAGCGCTGGGAGGGCACCCCACCGCCGCGGATCACCACCCGCGTCAACGTCGGCGACTACTTCGGCGTCCGGGAGCAGGCGCTGCTGGCCCACGCCACCCAGATCGACCCGGACGGTTCGTTCTTCGCTCTCTCGCCGGCGGAGCAGGCCAAGATCTGGCCGACGGAGGAGTGGGAGTTGGCGGCGTCGTACTTGCCGGTCCCGGCGGAGGAGGACGATCTGTTTGCCGGGATCGACCCGGCCACGGCGGACGCCCTGGCGAGCAAGGGATCGCTGGATCTGGTGGTCGACGACATCCGCGAGACGACGCTGCCCGAGAACCTGCGGGTCGGCTGA
- a CDS encoding MerR family transcriptional regulator, translating into MRIGELAERTGVSVRSLRYYETQGLLDSSRNSGGQRVYEQEAVDRVHYLQRLYRAGLSSQAIRAVLPCLDTPSLVSSDAAFERLVQERDALRTHLVEVRETLSALDALIAFNRQNRPAART; encoded by the coding sequence GTGCGCATCGGAGAACTCGCAGAGCGCACCGGGGTCAGCGTGCGGTCACTGCGCTACTACGAGACGCAGGGGCTCCTGGACAGTTCTCGCAACTCCGGCGGCCAGCGCGTCTACGAGCAGGAGGCCGTGGACCGGGTGCACTACCTCCAGCGCCTCTACCGGGCCGGTTTGTCGAGTCAGGCGATCCGCGCGGTACTGCCGTGTCTCGACACGCCGAGTCTGGTCTCCAGTGACGCAGCGTTCGAGCGCCTGGTGCAGGAGCGCGATGCGTTGCGGACGCACCTCGTTGAAGTCCGCGAGACGCTGTCCGCGCTGGATGCGCTGATCGCCTTCAATCGCCAGAACCGACCGGCCGCCCGCACCTGA
- a CDS encoding enoyl-CoA hydratase/isomerase family protein translates to MTTNHPLDLLSFRALRVAVHDGVATVTIDNPPLNILDTALITDLRRFVDTVRNDGSVLVVVFESADPEFFSAHGDAEFVSKPQLFTALIRSADAPLNPMEALHESVRTLPQITIGKLAGYARGGGLELLMSMDMRFAALDTAKMAHPEAALGIVPGGGGTQFLPRLTGRARALEIILGGGLIDASTAERYGLVNRALPDAQLDDFVDSLARRIAAVGAEVIAGAVRCVDAALSTDLSVGLEIENHELGRLFTADSAQHTIDLIARGYQTREVEKDLEGFLHPSG, encoded by the coding sequence ATGACTACGAACCACCCCCTCGACTTACTGAGCTTCCGCGCGCTGCGGGTAGCAGTGCACGACGGCGTCGCCACGGTCACCATCGACAACCCACCGTTGAACATTCTGGATACCGCGTTGATCACCGATCTGCGGCGGTTCGTGGACACAGTGCGCAACGACGGTTCGGTGCTGGTTGTCGTCTTCGAGAGCGCTGATCCGGAGTTCTTCTCCGCGCACGGTGACGCCGAGTTCGTCTCCAAACCGCAGCTGTTCACGGCGCTCATCCGGTCGGCGGACGCGCCGTTGAATCCGATGGAGGCCCTGCACGAGAGCGTGCGCACGTTGCCGCAGATCACCATCGGCAAGCTGGCGGGGTATGCCCGCGGTGGCGGTCTGGAACTGCTGATGTCGATGGACATGCGGTTCGCGGCCCTCGACACGGCCAAGATGGCCCATCCCGAGGCGGCGTTGGGGATCGTGCCAGGTGGCGGTGGCACCCAGTTCCTTCCCCGGCTGACCGGGCGGGCCCGTGCGCTGGAAATCATCCTGGGCGGCGGCCTCATCGACGCCTCGACCGCTGAGCGGTACGGGTTGGTCAACCGTGCGCTACCCGATGCACAGCTCGATGACTTCGTCGACTCCCTGGCCCGGCGGATCGCCGCAGTGGGCGCCGAGGTGATCGCCGGCGCGGTGCGCTGCGTCGACGCCGCCCTGAGCACCGACCTGTCGGTGGGACTCGAGATCGAGAATCACGAACTAGGCAGGCTGTTCACCGCGGACTCCGCGCAGCACACCATCGATCTGATCGCGCGCGGCTATCAAACCCGCGAGGTCGAGAAAGACCTGGAGGGCTTCTTGCACCCGAGCGGCTGA
- the trhA gene encoding PAQR family membrane homeostasis protein TrhA has product MRDGVRDGMAEVRESISDARQDAKALLAAVKPKLRGWLHLVMAPLALIAGIVLIATSDTTSGRVGAIVFTITAVLLFGTSAVYHRGTWSPGTAMTLRRMDHANIFLIIAGTYTPFALTLLPAAEARSLLIIVWTGAILGVCFRVFWTGAPRWLYVPVYLALGWVAVFYVKPMLHGGGPAVLTLIITGGALYTIGAIIYGTKRPNPSPRWFGFHEIFHTFTILAFVVHYVAASMAIYGHDVTATTLAH; this is encoded by the coding sequence ATGAGAGACGGCGTCCGCGACGGCATGGCCGAGGTCCGCGAAAGCATTTCCGACGCCCGGCAGGACGCCAAGGCGCTGCTCGCGGCGGTCAAACCGAAGCTGCGCGGCTGGCTGCACCTGGTGATGGCGCCGCTGGCCCTGATCGCCGGCATCGTCCTGATCGCGACGTCGGACACGACCAGCGGGCGGGTCGGTGCGATCGTCTTCACCATTACCGCCGTACTGCTGTTCGGCACGTCGGCGGTCTACCACCGCGGCACCTGGAGCCCCGGCACCGCGATGACCTTGCGCCGGATGGACCACGCGAACATCTTCCTGATCATCGCCGGCACCTATACCCCGTTCGCGCTGACGCTGCTGCCGGCCGCTGAGGCCCGTTCGTTGTTGATCATCGTGTGGACCGGCGCCATCCTGGGCGTCTGCTTCCGGGTCTTCTGGACCGGTGCACCGCGATGGCTCTATGTGCCGGTCTACCTGGCGCTGGGCTGGGTCGCGGTGTTCTACGTCAAGCCGATGCTGCACGGCGGCGGCCCGGCCGTGCTGACGTTGATCATCACCGGCGGCGCGCTCTACACGATCGGCGCGATCATCTACGGCACCAAGCGGCCGAACCCCTCACCGCGCTGGTTCGGCTTCCACGAGATCTTCCACACCTTCACGATCCTGGCGTTCGTGGTGCATTACGTCGCGGCGTCGATGGCCATCTACGGTCACGACGTGACTGCGACGACGCTGGCGCACTGA
- a CDS encoding META domain-containing protein — MTDGFQPYEEPTADVVGQLNGRSFVSSTVTGHDLVADSSISLSFEDGRLAARPGCNNYSGPVAVTDGNLAWSGPAISTRMACSEELMAQDDWFNQLLTSGAAFTVGENTLTLTAGEVTLEFAELQPLDEI, encoded by the coding sequence ATGACTGATGGATTCCAACCGTATGAAGAGCCGACCGCCGACGTCGTCGGTCAACTGAACGGCCGCTCCTTCGTGAGCAGCACCGTCACCGGGCACGACCTTGTCGCTGACAGCAGCATCTCGCTGTCGTTCGAGGACGGCCGGTTGGCCGCCCGGCCTGGATGCAACAATTACAGCGGACCGGTCGCGGTCACCGATGGCAACCTGGCGTGGTCGGGACCGGCGATCTCGACGCGGATGGCGTGCAGCGAAGAGTTGATGGCCCAGGACGACTGGTTCAACCAGTTGCTGACCAGCGGCGCAGCTTTCACCGTGGGGGAGAACACACTGACGCTCACTGCTGGCGAGGTCACCCTCGAATTTGCCGAGCTGCAGCCGTTGGACGAGATCTGA
- a CDS encoding PhoH family protein gives MSINAQPGRRTYVLDTSVLLSDPRAFTRFAEHEVVLPVVVVTELEGKRHHPELGYFARSALRFLDDLRVQHGRLDAPVPLNDGGTLRVELNHTDPQSLPSGFRLGDNDTRILAVARNLANEGHDVTVVSKDLPMRVKASAVGMNAEEYRAELAVDSGWTGITEIEVGDAEMGSLYDEGRLELASAAELPCHTGVVLLGPRGSALGRVTPDKSVRLVRGDRDAFGLHGRSAEQRIALDLLLDPDVGIISLGGRAGTGKSALALCAGLESVMERRQHSKVIVFRPLYAVGGQELGYLPGTENEKMGPWAQAVFDTLSAVVSREVVEEVVDRDLLEVLPLTHIRGRSLHDAFVIVDEAQSLERNVLLTVLSRIGQNSRVVLTHDVAQRDNLRVGRHDGVAAVIEKLKGHPLFAHVTLHRSERSPIAALVTDMLEGPDA, from the coding sequence ATGAGCATCAACGCCCAGCCCGGCCGCCGCACCTACGTCCTGGACACTTCGGTCCTGCTGTCCGATCCACGAGCTTTCACCCGCTTCGCTGAACACGAAGTCGTGCTGCCCGTGGTCGTGGTGACCGAATTGGAAGGCAAACGGCACCACCCGGAGTTGGGCTACTTCGCCCGCTCCGCGTTGCGGTTCCTGGACGATCTGCGCGTGCAGCACGGGCGCCTGGACGCTCCGGTGCCGTTGAACGACGGCGGCACACTCCGCGTCGAGTTGAATCACACCGATCCGCAGTCGCTGCCCTCCGGTTTCCGGCTCGGCGACAACGACACCCGCATCCTGGCCGTCGCGCGCAACCTGGCGAACGAGGGCCACGACGTCACCGTGGTCAGCAAGGACCTGCCGATGCGGGTCAAGGCGTCTGCGGTGGGGATGAACGCCGAGGAGTACCGCGCCGAGTTGGCCGTCGACTCCGGGTGGACGGGCATCACCGAGATCGAGGTCGGAGACGCCGAAATGGGCAGCCTGTACGACGAGGGGCGGCTCGAGCTGGCCAGTGCGGCTGAATTGCCTTGCCACACAGGCGTTGTCCTCCTCGGCCCGCGCGGCTCGGCACTGGGCCGGGTCACCCCGGACAAGTCGGTGCGGCTGGTCCGCGGCGACCGTGACGCCTTCGGTCTGCACGGCCGCTCGGCCGAACAGCGGATCGCGCTGGACCTGCTGCTCGACCCCGACGTGGGCATCATCTCCCTGGGTGGCCGGGCCGGAACCGGTAAGTCGGCGCTGGCGCTGTGCGCCGGTCTGGAGTCGGTGATGGAGCGCCGCCAGCACAGCAAGGTGATCGTCTTCCGCCCGCTGTACGCCGTGGGCGGCCAGGAACTGGGCTACTTGCCCGGCACCGAGAACGAGAAGATGGGGCCTTGGGCGCAGGCGGTCTTCGACACGCTGTCCGCGGTGGTGTCCCGCGAAGTCGTCGAAGAGGTCGTCGATCGCGACCTGCTCGAAGTGCTGCCGCTGACCCACATCCGGGGTCGCTCGCTGCACGACGCCTTCGTGATCGTGGACGAGGCGCAGTCGTTGGAGCGCAATGTGCTGCTGACCGTGCTGTCGCGGATCGGGCAGAACTCCCGGGTCGTGCTCACCCACGACGTCGCGCAGCGCGACAACCTGCGGGTCGGCCGACACGACGGGGTCGCCGCGGTGATCGAGAAGTTGAAGGGTCATCCGCTCTTCGCGCACGTCACGCTGCACCGCAGCGAGCGCAGTCCCATTGCGGCGCTGGTCACCGACATGCTGGAAGGTCCTGACGCGTAG
- a CDS encoding META domain-containing protein has protein sequence MDSLNGKSFVSTSVKGHDLVSGTAITLQVTDGNLSLNGGCNTMNGAATISDGVLKFSGHPMQTMMACGDGKDAQDKWLLETFTTGVSPTLSGDVMTLTHDDLTILMGPASSTTSSK, from the coding sequence GTGGATTCACTCAACGGCAAGTCCTTCGTCTCGACCTCGGTCAAGGGTCACGATCTGGTGAGTGGCACCGCGATCACGTTGCAGGTGACGGACGGGAACCTGTCCCTGAACGGTGGCTGCAACACGATGAACGGGGCGGCCACGATCAGCGACGGGGTGCTGAAATTCAGCGGCCACCCGATGCAGACGATGATGGCGTGCGGCGACGGCAAGGACGCCCAGGACAAATGGCTGCTCGAGACGTTTACCACTGGCGTCTCGCCCACTCTGTCCGGCGACGTCATGACGTTGACTCATGACGACCTCACGATCCTGATGGGCCCGGCGTCCTCGACGACCTCCTCGAAGTAG